The genomic region CTCGGCGCGACCGTCGTGCACGAACCGCGCCGCGGCTTCGGCTCCGCCTGCCATGCCGGACTGCTCGCCGCCGAGGCGCAGTACGTCTGCTTCTGCGACTGCGACGGCTCGCTCGACCCGGCACTGCTCCCAGCCTTCGTCCGGCGGATCGCCGACGGCGAGAGCGACCTCCTCCTGGGCCGGCGCCGTCCCACGGCCCGCGGTGCCTGGCCCCTGCACGCCAGGCTCGGCAACATCGCGCTGTCCGGCATGCTCCGTCGCCGCACCGGTCTCAGGCTGCACGACCTCGGGCCGATGCGGGCGGTACGCCGGGAGGCCTTGCTGGCACTCGACCTGACGGACCGTCGCAGCGGCTACCCGCTGCAGATGGTCGTGCGCGCCTCGGACGCCGGGCTGCGCGTCGCCGAGACCGACGTGCCGTATCTGCCCCGCACAGGGAAGTCCAAGGTCACCGGCACCTGGCGGGGCACCTGGCACGCGGTGCGGGACATGCGCGCGGTGCTGCGGCAGCCTCGGCCACCGGCCCCGCGGAGCGTCGGGGCGGAGACATCCTGATGAGCGTACGAAGGCCACCCGCCGGGGCGACGACGCTGCTGGTCATCGCCAAGGAGCCGGTCCCCGGCCGGGTCAAGACCCGGCTCACGCCGCCGTTCACCCCCCGCGAGGCCGCGGAACTCGCCGCCGCGGCCCTCGATGACACCCTGCGGACCGTGCTCACCCTGCCCGCCCAGCGACG from Streptomyces sp. QL37 harbors:
- a CDS encoding glycosyltransferase family 2 protein — protein: MTDSAPADLAAPIRADIVLPCLDEAEALPRVLARVPEGWRAIVVDNGSTDGSAAIARSLGATVVHEPRRGFGSACHAGLLAAEAQYVCFCDCDGSLDPALLPAFVRRIADGESDLLLGRRRPTARGAWPLHARLGNIALSGMLRRRTGLRLHDLGPMRAVRREALLALDLTDRRSGYPLQMVVRASDAGLRVAETDVPYLPRTGKSKVTGTWRGTWHAVRDMRAVLRQPRPPAPRSVGAETS